The Ignavibacteria bacterium genome contains the following window.
AGCCATAAAAACCTTCTTTATTTTGTATTAAAATAATAGGAATTTTTATCATTATCATTACTTCTGTAATCTTCGTCAGAAATTAATGGCTGTACCCCAAACCACCTACTCTAATAAATCTGGCATATAAAATAATTAACCATTTTTCACTCTTTCATTAAACTCATCGATCAACTTGTCCCACAGCTCTATGGTTTGGTATCTTTCTTTCCAGTAATTTTCATCATACCATTGAGCATTCAATTCATCAACCGACTTGCCTTGCTGTTCTATCCAGGTAAAATATTTCAGGTTATGAATTGTCTTTTTATCGTAATAGTTGAGCTCTTTCATAAAATCAATTGATTGATTTTTTATACAGACATTCCAGTCGATTTCAGCTTGTTTCTCAGAGTACTCACCCCATTGTTCATTCATTTCTTTTAATCTTGAACGATACATTTCAACTGAATCTGTAAAAACCGTAAAGATCACATCATTTTCATTCATCTCAAACCATTTTGCAAATTTAATTGAACTCAAAAGATTGCTGATTGAAGAAATCCCAAGCCATGAAAGTTTTTTCAAAACTTCTTCTTTAATTCCAAGCGAAGATAAAAATTTCAAACCAGTTTCTTCGTTGAAAAGCCTTAAAATTCTAAGTGGATGTTCATCGTTAATTGCAGTAACCAGATCTGTATTTTTAACATTGTGAATCCAGGGAATATGTTTATCGCCAATTCCTTCTATTCGATGACCTCCAAAACCATTCATTAATAAAGTTGGACATTGCAATGCTTCGGATGCAACTATTTTAATCTGCGGGAAAATTTCTTTCAAATAATCTCCTGCTCCAATAGTGCCTGCAGAACCAGTTGCGCTTACAAATCCGCTAAGTCTTGACCTATCGTCTTTAATTTTATTAAAGACCTTCTCCACCGCAGAGCCAGTTACATAATAATGAAAGCAAGAATTACCGAATTGATCGAATTGATTGAAGATAAAATATTCATCACTTGTCTTTTCAAGCTCATGACACTTATCATAGATTTCTTTTACATTACTTTCACATCCTGGCGTTGCATAAATTTCGGCACCGATATTTCTTAACCACTCAAATCTTTCCTTACTCATTTCTTCTGGAAGAATTGCGACTGCATGAACTGAAAGCAGTGCTGAATTAAAAGCACCACCACGACAGTAATTTCCTGTTGAGGGCCAAACAGCTTTATGATACTCTGGATTAAATTTTCCTGTAACTAAATAAGGAACCAAAACTCCGTAGGTTGCACCAACTTTATGTGCACCAGTTGGAAAAAATTTTCCTACAAGCCCAATTATCCGAGCTTTAATTCCTGTTATTTCTTTCGGAATTTCCAGAAAATTTATTTCACCAATTCCACCACTTTCTGGATCATTCTGCCAGTTAATTCTAAAAAGATTTAATGGATGAATTTCATCCATCCCGATGGTTTTCAATTTTTCTTTAATCTCAGCAGGAATTGTTTCAGGATTTTTAAGTTCATTGAATTTGGGTAGTATTATATTTTTCTCTTTGCACCTTTGAATAGTTTTTTGTAGAAAGGTTACGTTCTCAATTTTCCAATCCCATTTTTTCATTTTGACCTCTCAATATTTATTTAGTTTTTTCAAAAATAATTTATTTATCAGATAGAATTTTGAGTTTTTAATGAATCAAGCGAGTAAAATACAAAACCAAACTTTACAATTGATCGAGAAAACCAAAAAGATGTAATTCAAATTCGAAAATTTGCTAAATAAGATTTCTGGCAGCTCAACACTTTATTACTTGATTTTAAGTGTTAATAAATTCAAATTGAGTCAGCAATAATTCATTTTAAAAATGAAAAATCTCTGGGATATTAATTTAATACATTTGATTCTCGAAAAGCTTCCAATTGTTTTCTGGACTGTAGACAGAGACTTAGTTTTTACTTCATCATTTGGCGGTGGACTGAAAGATCTGGGTTTAGAAGAAAATCAAGTCGTTGGACTAAGTTTATTTCAATATTTTGAAACTAAAGACAAAAACTACCCGCCTATTGAAGCACACTTAAAAGCTCTCAATGGCGAAAAATGTGAGTTCAAACTTCATTTCAAAAATCTCACCTTCAAAGCTTATACTGAACCAATTTATGCTGAACAGAATCAAATAACTGGTGTAATTGGATTTGCAATTAATATAACAGAACAGGAAAAAATTTATGAAGAATTAAAAGTTAAGGAAGAAAAATACAGGATATTATTTGATTCCGCTGACGATGCAATCTTTTTAATGGATGAAGAAATTTTTATTGATTGCAATCAGGCAACTCTCAAAATGTTTAATTGCACTAAAGAAGACATTATAGGACAATCGGCTTACAAATTTTCACCACAAACTCAACCAGATGGAAGACTTTCTGAAGAAAAAGCAAAAGAGCTAATCCGAAATGCTTTAAATGGAATTCCTCAAACCTTTGAATGGGTTCATCAAAAACTCAATGGTGAAATTTTCTATACTGAAGTTACATTAAATCGCGTTTCTATTAATGACAAATATTTTATTCTCGCAATTGTGAGGGATATTACTGAGAGAAAGGAAAAAGATAGACAAATTTATCTTCTCGCTCGGGCACTTGAGAGTATTAATGAATGTGTTTCAATAACAGATTTAAATAATAATATTATTTATGTTAATTCTGCCTATGAAAAAATCTACGGCTATAAAAAAGAGGAATTAATAGGTAAACCCATTTATGTTCTTCGCTCCGAAAAAAATACTCCTGAAATGTTTAAAGATATTTATTCTAAAACTCTCGAAGGTGGTTGGACAGGAGAATTGTGGAATAAAAGAAAAAATGGCGAGGACTTTTTAATTAAACTTTCAACTTCACCAGTCTACGACGAAAACAAAGAAATAATTGCCTTAATTGGAGTTGCGATTGATATTACAGAGGAGAAAAAACTTTTCAATCAAATTAAATATGACGCAGAAAGACTAAAAATTCTTTTCGAGAATGCACCTGATGCAATTTTTGTATGTGATTATGAAGGAAAAATTGTCGAAGCGAATCGAGCGAGCGAAGAGTTAGTTGGATGGAGTAAAGAAGAAGCACTCGGAAAAACATTCTTTGAGCTTAATCTTTTTGACCGATCAAATTTCTATAAAGCTGCAAAAGTGTTTTACAAAGCATTAAAAGCCCAACCAACAGGTCCCGATGAAATAGTAATCCGAAATAAACACGGTGAAACGATATACATTGAAGTTTCAACATATCCAATTGTAATTGAAGGTAAAAAACTAATTCTCTGCACGGCTCGAAATATAACCGAAAGAAAGAAGATACTTTTTGAGCTTGCCCGTGCAAAAGAAGAAGCTGAAAAAGCCAATCGAACTAAAACATTATTCTTTGCTCAAATGTCTCACGAGATAAGAACACCCATCAACGCAATTTTAGGTTTTAGTGATGTATTGAAAGAAATATTCTATGAAACTTCAGATAAGGAGGTCAGAGGCTACTTTGATATTCTTCAAAATGCAGCAAACACACTTCTCAATACAATTAATCAAATACTGGATTTTTCCAGAGTTGAATCAGGCGCTTATAAATATTCCCTGAAACCAATCTCATTCAACAAAACAATAAACGAAGTTTTTGAGATGTTAAAAGTCCTTGCTGATAAGAAAAATCTAAAACTTGAAACCGAATTACCTGAGGAAGATGTGATTGTTTTTGCTGATCAATATACACTAAACGGAATTTTAATTAATCTTATTAATAACGCTATAAAATACAGTGATAAGGGAACTATTAAAATTAGACTTCAAAAAGATTTGAATTTTGGAATTTGTGAAATTAAAGCTGAAGGCATTGGTATGTCAGAAGAATTTCAAAGAAAACTTTTCACAAGTTTTGAAACTGAAACCAGTGATGGTAAAAAGAGGAAAGAAGGGACAGGACTGGGACTTGC
Protein-coding sequences here:
- a CDS encoding PAS domain-containing sensor histidine kinase — its product is MKNLWDINLIHLILEKLPIVFWTVDRDLVFTSSFGGGLKDLGLEENQVVGLSLFQYFETKDKNYPPIEAHLKALNGEKCEFKLHFKNLTFKAYTEPIYAEQNQITGVIGFAINITEQEKIYEELKVKEEKYRILFDSADDAIFLMDEEIFIDCNQATLKMFNCTKEDIIGQSAYKFSPQTQPDGRLSEEKAKELIRNALNGIPQTFEWVHQKLNGEIFYTEVTLNRVSINDKYFILAIVRDITERKEKDRQIYLLARALESINECVSITDLNNNIIYVNSAYEKIYGYKKEELIGKPIYVLRSEKNTPEMFKDIYSKTLEGGWTGELWNKRKNGEDFLIKLSTSPVYDENKEIIALIGVAIDITEEKKLFNQIKYDAERLKILFENAPDAIFVCDYEGKIVEANRASEELVGWSKEEALGKTFFELNLFDRSNFYKAAKVFYKALKAQPTGPDEIVIRNKHGETIYIEVSTYPIVIEGKKLILCTARNITERKKILFELARAKEEAEKANRTKTLFFAQMSHEIRTPINAILGFSDVLKEIFYETSDKEVRGYFDILQNAANTLLNTINQILDFSRVESGAYKYSLKPISFNKTINEVFEMLKVLADKKNLKLETELPEEDVIVFADQYTLNGILINLINNAIKYSDKGTIKIRLQKDLNFGICEIKAEGIGMSEEFQRKLFTSFETETSDGKKRKEGTGLGLALTKKYVELNKGEISVKSKKGFGTTVTFKIPLAKINHTS
- a CDS encoding pyridoxal-phosphate dependent enzyme; this translates as MKKWDWKIENVTFLQKTIQRCKEKNIILPKFNELKNPETIPAEIKEKLKTIGMDEIHPLNLFRINWQNDPESGGIGEINFLEIPKEITGIKARIIGLVGKFFPTGAHKVGATYGVLVPYLVTGKFNPEYHKAVWPSTGNYCRGGAFNSALLSVHAVAILPEEMSKERFEWLRNIGAEIYATPGCESNVKEIYDKCHELEKTSDEYFIFNQFDQFGNSCFHYYVTGSAVEKVFNKIKDDRSRLSGFVSATGSAGTIGAGDYLKEIFPQIKIVASEALQCPTLLMNGFGGHRIEGIGDKHIPWIHNVKNTDLVTAINDEHPLRILRLFNEETGLKFLSSLGIKEEVLKKLSWLGISSISNLLSSIKFAKWFEMNENDVIFTVFTDSVEMYRSRLKEMNEQWGEYSEKQAEIDWNVCIKNQSIDFMKELNYYDKKTIHNLKYFTWIEQQGKSVDELNAQWYDENYWKERYQTIELWDKLIDEFNERVKNG